TATGTAGTGCATTCCTCCAGCGATCCCGAAAAAGGAAAGCTTGCGCAAACAGAGTACGAGGTCGTCAAAGAGGCTTCGCAAATGAGCCTTGTACGAATCAACCTCTTAACTGGAAAAAAAAATCAAATCCGCGTTCACATGGCAGACTTGGGTCACCCTTTGGTGGGTGACGTGAAGTACGGAAAAGAAAAATCGCCGAAAGCACAGCTGATGCTACATGCCCATTCAATCGAGTTCACACATCCGTTTAGCCGAAAGCGGATCAAAGTTGAGGCTCCAGTACCAGAATACTTTTATCGTCTCATCGGTGATTTTTGAATCTTGGCAAGGCCAAAATTAAATGACTGTTTCGTCGTGGCCAAAGAATTTTCGATATTTCGTCAAGAACCAGTTCTGAAATCGATCAATATAAATATGTGAAGCGGGAATCACGACCAGAGTCAGAAGGGTAGAGCTAATCGTTCCACCGATGACAACAATTCCAAGACTGGTGCGCGATTTGGAGGCTTCGTTCAAGCCGATCGCAACCGGGATCATACCTGCGATCAATGCGAGGCTCGTCATTAAGATCGGGCGCAAGCGTGTTTCGCCCGCTTCAATCAATGCAGCGATTCGTGTTGCCGTCGGGTCGGATCCTTCTGGAGCTAGTTTCTGTTTTTTAACTGTATAGTCGATTAAGAGGATCGAGTTTTTAGTAGCAAGGCCCATTAACATCACACAGCCGATCATCGAGAATAAGTCGAAGCTAGAGCGGGTAATCGCCAGAGCGATGAACGCCCCGCTCGCAGCGAGCGGGATAACGAGCATAATTGTGAACGGCGTAAAGAAAGAACCAAAGAGACTAGCAAGCACCAGGAAAATGAACATCGCCCCTAGGCCAAGGGAAACGAGAATGTTTGTCATGAGTTCGGAAAAGCGTTCGGCCTCTCCGACAAAGGCGTAACTCACACCTGGTGGTGGCTTGAGTTCAGTCTTGAAGAGCTCGTTCAGTTCTTTTATGGCGCCGCCGATGCCACCGCCACCAGGGGTGATATCAGCCGTAATCTGAATGTAGCGAGATCGGTTCTCGCGAAGGACAGTGGTCGGGCCTTTGATTTCATTTAAAGTCGCGACTGAAGTTAAAGGGACCAATCGATTGGAGAGATTCGGTACGTGAAGCGAGCTGAATTGCTTTTTTAAATCTCTTTGATCGTCCTCTAGTCTCACGCGAATATTGTAGTCGATGCCTTTTTCGCGAAAGGTCGCTGGCGTACGACCTTCGATCATTGCGCGAAGTTCCTCGCCAATTGATCCCATCGTGACGCCAGTAAATGCCGCAGGTTCTGGTTTCAGCACAACTTGAAACTCGGGCTTGCCGCTTCGATAAGTGCTGTCCGCTTGTTTAAGAGCGCTCATTTTTGAGAGTCGCTCGACGACTTTTTCAGAGAAGGGGACGATTGCGTCTAAGTCTTGCCCGATGATGTTCAGGTTAAAGGCGCGGCCGCCTTGAGACGATTGATCTGTCACGATCGGCTTGTAAACAAGAAAAGGTTTAACTGCTTCTGTGACAAGGTTCTTCATTTGTGTGGTGTTTTCTTTTCGTTGCTTTGACTTTACCAACCGCACAAAGAGGCTCGACTTATTGCTTTCGCTTTGTCCGCTTCCGACCGTCGTCAAGATATCTTCCACTTGCGGAAACCCGCGCAGCACGGCCTCAACTTTGGCAGCCACTTCGTCGGTGGCGTTTAGGCTGGAGCCTGCCGGAAGTTCGAGATGGACAAAAAACTCGCCGTTGTCTTGTGGAGGCATAAACGTAAACGGAACTGTCGTTGCGATCCCGATCGAAGCGAAAAATACGCCGAGGGATGCGAGCATGGTTTTGATCGGATGCTTTAGGCACCATCCTAATAGCCGCGCGTACCTTTTTTCTAAATCCGACTGAAAGCGGTCGAAAGCTTTCAAGACTTTTTTATTTCCTCGCGTAATGAAATTCTTCGGCTCGCTGTTGTGCAGACCACCGCCGCCCGCGTAAGCAGAAAGAGCTGGAGCGACAAACAGGCCGTCGAAGAGGCTCACAAGCATCGCAAAGCAAACCGTCAGACCAAATT
The window above is part of the Deltaproteobacteria bacterium genome. Proteins encoded here:
- a CDS encoding efflux RND transporter permease subunit translates to MTPAKLSVRHPIFIASIVILLTALGLLALKKLPIDLYPDVNFPTIIVVTTYPGAGPQEVESAVSRILEEQIATISGVKKISSRNQEGFSLVIAEFALESNLDYVEQQVRAKVTNAVGFLPDDVDMPITRKVSPSDAPILGIALQAEMSDAEIYDLAKERIAPQFEQVDQVGQVDIIGGRKREIHVQLDHRKLVAADIPARSVVSALATNGRNVPIGKTTAGAIEQSYRTLAEFKTVEEISNTVIRATDMSYPITVGRLSTITNALQDETSRSRFNGKKALLFNVFRQSGANTVKVADDVIAKIDKINADLKAQGIKANLKLVNDASRRIRANVYDVYESIAFGTILTIIVVYFFLGSMKSTLITGFALPNSILGAFIFMSLFGFSLNIMSLLALSLVIGLLVDDAIVVRENIFRKLEQGLSPKKAAVLGTEEVTLAVIATTATILAVFGPIGNLDGIVGQFFTEFGLTVCFAMLVSLFDGLFVAPALSAYAGGGGLHNSEPKNFITRGNKKVLKAFDRFQSDLEKRYARLLGWCLKHPIKTMLASLGVFFASIGIATTVPFTFMPPQDNGEFFVHLELPAGSSLNATDEVAAKVEAVLRGFPQVEDILTTVGSGQSESNKSSLFVRLVKSKQRKENTTQMKNLVTEAVKPFLVYKPIVTDQSSQGGRAFNLNIIGQDLDAIVPFSEKVVERLSKMSALKQADSTYRSGKPEFQVVLKPEPAAFTGVTMGSIGEELRAMIEGRTPATFREKGIDYNIRVRLEDDQRDLKKQFSSLHVPNLSNRLVPLTSVATLNEIKGPTTVLRENRSRYIQITADITPGGGGIGGAIKELNELFKTELKPPPGVSYAFVGEAERFSELMTNILVSLGLGAMFIFLVLASLFGSFFTPFTIMLVIPLAASGAFIALAITRSSFDLFSMIGCVMLMGLATKNSILLIDYTVKKQKLAPEGSDPTATRIAALIEAGETRLRPILMTSLALIAGMIPVAIGLNEASKSRTSLGIVVIGGTISSTLLTLVVIPASHIYIDRFQNWFLTKYRKFFGHDETVI